Part of the Fodinicola acaciae genome is shown below.
CAACCTGGTGGTGACCAACGTGCCGGGGCCCCAGTATCCGCTGTACGCGGCCGGTGCGCGGATGGCCGAGGTCTATCCGGTCGTGCCGCTCGCGCGCGGCCAGGCGCTGTCCATCGGCATCACGTCGTACGATGGCGGGGTTTTCTTCGGGCTCAACGCGGACCGTGACGCGATGTCCGACGTGGACGTGATCGCCGACCTGGTGGTCGAGTCACTGGCCGAACTGGTGGAGACGACGCGATGAGAATCTACCTGCCGGCGACGCTGCCGTCGCTGCGCGAGTTTTCCGAGAGCGGGACGACGACCGCGCCGACCGCTTTCGCCGTCACGCCGGCGCTGCGCGAGTGGTATGTCGACGACGACGTCGAGGAGCTCGAATACGCCGCGTTCACCGAGGCGGCGCGTGCCTCGCTGCGGCTGATCGACCACGACCCGACAGCGCCGCGCCGCCGCGTGGTGATTTCCGTTGACGTGGACGAAAAAGCCGTCCAGTCGCGGCCGGAGCTCGACCGCGCGGTCATACGCGTCAACGAACCCGTTCCGTTCTCCGCGGTCGCCGCCATCCACGTCGACGGCGTGGCGGCGGTGGAAGACGTGACGGCCGCCGTGAAGGTCGTCATCGAGGCCGACCTCGGCGACGAGGACGCCCAGTTCGTCGTCGACGGTGCCGAGGGCCACGAGCTGGAGTGGTACGACGTCACCGAGATCGGCGACCTCGTCAAATAACCGCTACAGCGCGAAACTGTCGTACCCAGGTGGCAGTTTTGGCCCCCACCCAGATCGGGGTGGGGGGTGGGTCAGAGGCCTTTCGCCTTGACGAAAATTTGCGTCATGGTGAGCCTCTCGACCCACCCCCCACCCGACCACTGGGTGGGGGCAACTTTGGTCGAGGGGTACGACAGTTTCGCGCCGTAGCACCTATCGAGACGCCTCATAAGGTGGAGCCATGCATCCGTACGTGATCACCGACGTCTTCACCGACACGCCGCTGGAAGGAAACCCGCTCGCCGTCTTCACCGCCGGCGACCGGGTCCCCGAGGAGCGCATGCAGCGGCTGGCCAAGGAGCTCAACCTGTCCGAGACGGTCTTCGTGCTGCCGGCCGAGCGTGGCGGTGACGCGCGGATCAGGATCTTCACGCCGGCCGCCGAGCTCCCGTTCGCCGGCCATCCAACGCTGGGCACCGCGCTGTTGCTGGCCGACGGCCGCGACGAGATCACGCTGGAGACCGGTGCCGGCGACATCAGGATCACCATCGACGCCGGCGGCGAGGGACAGATGGCGCAGCCGATCCCGACCTGGCAGGCGTACGACCAGGCCGGCGAGCTGCTGGCCGCGCTCGGCGTCGGCCAGGCCGAGCTGCCGGTGGAGATCTACCAGAACGGACCGCGGCACGTGTACGTCGCGCTGCCGTCGGCCGACGCGGTGGCGGCGCTCGCGCCTGACCTGACCAGGCTCGGCCGGCTCGGCGCGATGGGGGTCAACTGCTTCGCCGGCTCGGCGCAGGAGTGGAAGACGCGCGTCTTCTGCCCGGGCCTCGGCGTGCCGGAGGACCCGGCGACCGGTTCCGCCGCCGGGCCGTTGGCGGTGCACCTGGCCAGGCACGGCCGGATCGGCTTCGGCCAGCGCGTACGGATCAGCCAGGGCGCCGAGATCGGCCGACCGTCGACGCTGTATGCGCAGGTGGACGGGTCCGGTGACGACATCGAGCGGGTGCTCGTCTCCGGTTCGGCGGTCGTCGTCGCTCGCGGCGAGTTTTCCTAGGCCCTAGGCCCGCTTCGGCCGGCTGATCGCGGCCACCAGGATGCCGACGAGCAGGCCGGTGAACGCCCCGATCAGGCCGTACATGGAAAACGCGAAGCCGGTGAAGAAGATGTCGATCGGCTTGCCGCCCTCGGTACGGAAGATCAGCAGCGGAATGCACGACAGGCCGGCCGAGACGAACCGGATCAGGCCGGGGATCACGCCGACCAGCACGCCGGCGCGGATCTCGTGGCCGCTCACCATGCCGGTCCGGATCAGGCCAGGCACGATCGCCGCCACCACGATCGCGGTCAGCACGATCTCCTCGGACGAGTTGAAGATGACCGCGAAGGCGATCAGCGCCGAGTCCTGCCACCCGAGACTCCAGATCAGCCAGTGCAGGACGACCTGGGAGATCAGCGTGTTGACGAACCGGATGACCAGCGCGACCACCGCGGCGGTCATGGCGGCGGCGATGAGCGTACGCGCCGGCCGGATCAGCACGAACAGCCCACAGAGCACCGATGACACCAGGACGGTCAGCATCACCGCGATGCCGTGCACCGCGTCG
Proteins encoded:
- a CDS encoding PhzF family phenazine biosynthesis protein; this encodes MHPYVITDVFTDTPLEGNPLAVFTAGDRVPEERMQRLAKELNLSETVFVLPAERGGDARIRIFTPAAELPFAGHPTLGTALLLADGRDEITLETGAGDIRITIDAGGEGQMAQPIPTWQAYDQAGELLAALGVGQAELPVEIYQNGPRHVYVALPSADAVAALAPDLTRLGRLGAMGVNCFAGSAQEWKTRVFCPGLGVPEDPATGSAAGPLAVHLARHGRIGFGQRVRISQGAEIGRPSTLYAQVDGSGDDIERVLVSGSAVVVARGEFS
- a CDS encoding DUF6912 family protein, giving the protein MRIYLPATLPSLREFSESGTTTAPTAFAVTPALREWYVDDDVEELEYAAFTEAARASLRLIDHDPTAPRRRVVISVDVDEKAVQSRPELDRAVIRVNEPVPFSAVAAIHVDGVAAVEDVTAAVKVVIEADLGDEDAQFVVDGAEGHELEWYDVTEIGDLVK